One segment of Thermoanaerobaculia bacterium DNA contains the following:
- a CDS encoding sugar ABC transporter permease yields the protein MARREIGEVAHAPLHVFLLLATAVTVYPILWVATIAFSGGQGLALASVPEHATLAERLRAVTPWPKHWSMSNFVAVFHDQPFARWLVNSAIVSLATTVLGVFLACTAAYAFSRFRFPGRRMGMMSFLVSQMFPGTLMMIPLYIILVKWLGLGSTRIGLVLVYATTAIPFCVWMLKGYFDTIPKDLEEAALIDGASAARIFWRIVLPLATPAIAVTALFSFMTGWNEFILAATLMDKETMYTAPVGLRFFVGGFSQQWGYFAAGAIVVSIPVVALFLFLQKYIVSGLTAGSVKG from the coding sequence ATGGCGCGCCGCGAGATCGGGGAGGTCGCCCACGCCCCGCTCCACGTCTTCCTGCTGCTGGCGACGGCGGTGACGGTCTACCCGATCCTCTGGGTCGCGACGATCGCGTTCTCGGGTGGGCAGGGGCTCGCGCTGGCTTCGGTTCCCGAGCACGCGACGCTCGCCGAGCGGCTGCGGGCGGTCACGCCGTGGCCGAAGCACTGGTCGATGTCGAACTTCGTCGCGGTCTTCCACGACCAGCCTTTCGCGCGCTGGCTCGTCAACAGCGCGATCGTCTCGCTCGCGACGACGGTGCTCGGCGTGTTCCTCGCCTGCACGGCCGCGTATGCCTTCTCGCGGTTCCGGTTCCCCGGGCGGCGAATGGGGATGATGTCGTTCCTCGTCTCGCAGATGTTTCCCGGCACGCTGATGATGATTCCTCTCTACATCATCCTCGTGAAGTGGCTCGGGCTCGGCTCGACACGGATCGGACTCGTGCTCGTCTACGCCACCACCGCAATCCCGTTCTGCGTCTGGATGCTCAAGGGATATTTCGACACGATCCCGAAGGACCTCGAGGAGGCGGCCCTGATCGACGGCGCCTCGGCCGCCCGGATCTTCTGGAGGATCGTGCTGCCTCTCGCGACCCCCGCGATCGCGGTGACGGCGCTCTTCTCGTTCATGACCGGGTGGAACGAGTTCATTCTCGCCGCGACCCTCATGGACAAGGAGACCATGTACACCGCCCCTGTGGGGCTGCGTTTCTTCGTCGGCGGCTTCTCGCAGCAGTGGGGCTATTTCGCTGCCGGCGCGATCGTCGTTTCCATTCCCGTCGTCGCCCTCTTCCTCTTCCTGCAGAAGTACATCGTGTCGGGGCTGACGGCCGGGAGCGTCAAAGGCTGA
- a CDS encoding extracellular solute-binding protein, with the protein LMNGFGGRVFDPGPKAVLNAPQNVRSLELLMRWIDRDAILPAEPSTALITSLFNDGKAAIVFSGPWFLGEIAKGIDYGLAPLPTLVEAGGKPMRPWMTVEGVYVAAPSKNKEAAFDFAKYLTDVESARVMAIDGRQTPANKAVYQDPKVSGDAVLEAFRRQVEVAVPMPNLPEMTMVWSPATTAMNAVTRKAASPKAALDAAQKKVVEDMARLRKR; encoded by the coding sequence GCTCATGAACGGGTTCGGCGGGCGCGTCTTCGACCCGGGGCCGAAAGCCGTCCTGAACGCGCCGCAGAACGTCCGCTCGCTCGAGCTCCTCATGCGGTGGATCGACCGGGACGCGATCCTGCCGGCGGAGCCATCGACGGCGCTCATCACGTCGCTCTTCAACGACGGGAAGGCGGCGATCGTCTTCTCCGGCCCGTGGTTCCTCGGCGAGATCGCGAAGGGGATCGACTACGGCCTCGCGCCGCTCCCCACGCTCGTCGAGGCGGGCGGGAAGCCGATGCGCCCGTGGATGACCGTCGAAGGGGTGTACGTCGCCGCGCCCTCGAAGAACAAGGAGGCGGCCTTCGACTTCGCGAAATACCTGACCGACGTCGAGTCCGCGCGCGTGATGGCGATCGACGGCCGTCAGACCCCGGCGAACAAGGCCGTCTACCAGGACCCGAAGGTGTCCGGCGACGCCGTGCTCGAGGCGTTCCGGCGCCAGGTCGAGGTCGCCGTCCCGATGCCGAACCTCCCGGAGATGACGATGGTCTGGTCTCCGGCGACGACCGCGATGAACGCCGTCACGCGGAAGGCCGCTTCGCCGAAAGCGGCGCTCGACGCCGCCCAGAAGAAAGTCGTGGAGGACATGGCGCGCCTCCGGAAGAGGTGA
- a CDS encoding sugar ABC transporter permease gives MTETGASAARRWGVSLGVALALALAVGGLLLAGALREVDRSAAERRATVSVRALTDVVRVAGGAGPGVREAVRKWQAANPAITAIRVIAFDGISLEASTAPEDAGEKAAPRRLSLDEKPLYDQGQRLRAAIETNVQEGAARKDEIEGERTAAGRWKIAAPVETGGAVTGMLSLETQRPPPGRRLPVALTLGAVVVPVLLFAGVAAAAGRRTAVLAIAAFALDLAAIGFFGHRSISLLRKERRAAESAVGREISADAARARDILGSEAAARLDPASWDSDAFRRARGLLLASGVPDEARLSREMAAMERPVRRTIVLLAVFSLAVVAFGGFGLAGAFRRTLVTHRAAYAYTAPAMVGMVVLVFFPFLYGIAISFTDQNIYNTSKPLTEIWVGLRNYVDIIGDFSIAKRTASGTLVFNYLNFYWTFLFTVVWTICNVTFGVTMGLLLALALNTKRLALRPVYRVLLILPWAVPNYITALIWKGMFHQQFGVINQMIQIFGGNPVSWFEKPFTSFVTVLTTNGWLSFPFMMVISLGALQSIPAEIYEAARVDGASRWQQFRAITLPSLKPALIPAIILSVVWTFNMFNIIYLVSQGEPASSTEILITQAYKFAFEKYRYGYAAAYSTVIFAILLVYGSIQNRVTRATEAI, from the coding sequence ATGACGGAAACCGGCGCGTCCGCGGCCCGGCGCTGGGGCGTGAGCCTCGGCGTGGCGCTGGCGTTGGCGCTCGCCGTGGGAGGGCTGCTGCTGGCGGGAGCCCTCCGCGAGGTCGATCGCTCCGCGGCCGAGCGGCGCGCGACCGTGTCCGTGCGCGCGCTGACCGACGTCGTGCGGGTGGCCGGAGGGGCGGGACCGGGCGTCCGCGAAGCCGTCCGGAAATGGCAGGCCGCCAATCCCGCGATCACGGCGATCCGGGTGATCGCCTTCGACGGGATCTCGCTCGAAGCCTCGACCGCGCCGGAGGATGCCGGCGAGAAAGCGGCGCCGCGCCGCCTCTCCCTCGACGAGAAGCCGCTCTACGACCAGGGTCAGCGCCTGCGCGCGGCGATCGAGACGAACGTGCAGGAGGGCGCCGCGCGAAAGGACGAGATCGAAGGAGAGCGGACAGCCGCGGGACGCTGGAAGATCGCGGCGCCGGTCGAGACCGGGGGCGCCGTCACCGGAATGCTGTCGCTCGAGACTCAGCGTCCGCCGCCCGGCCGGCGGCTGCCGGTCGCCCTGACCCTCGGCGCCGTCGTCGTTCCCGTGCTCCTCTTCGCGGGAGTCGCGGCGGCCGCCGGACGCCGAACCGCCGTTCTGGCGATCGCCGCGTTCGCGCTCGATCTCGCGGCGATCGGGTTCTTCGGCCATCGTTCGATCTCCCTTCTTCGAAAAGAGCGCCGCGCCGCGGAGTCGGCCGTCGGGCGCGAGATCTCGGCCGACGCGGCCCGCGCGAGGGACATCCTCGGAAGCGAAGCGGCCGCCCGGCTCGACCCGGCCTCGTGGGATTCCGACGCGTTTCGGCGGGCGCGAGGCCTGCTCCTCGCCTCCGGCGTCCCCGACGAGGCCCGGCTCTCGCGGGAGATGGCGGCGATGGAGCGGCCGGTCCGGAGGACGATCGTGCTGCTGGCGGTTTTCTCGCTCGCCGTCGTCGCGTTCGGGGGTTTCGGCCTCGCCGGGGCTTTCCGTCGCACCCTCGTGACGCACCGCGCCGCCTACGCCTACACGGCGCCGGCGATGGTCGGCATGGTCGTCCTCGTCTTCTTTCCGTTCCTCTACGGGATCGCCATCTCGTTCACCGACCAGAACATCTACAACACGAGCAAGCCGCTGACCGAGATCTGGGTGGGCCTGCGCAACTACGTCGACATCATCGGCGACTTCTCGATCGCGAAACGCACGGCATCGGGAACGCTCGTCTTCAATTACCTGAACTTCTACTGGACGTTCCTCTTCACGGTCGTCTGGACGATCTGCAACGTCACGTTCGGCGTGACGATGGGGCTCCTGCTGGCCCTCGCGTTGAACACGAAGCGGCTGGCGCTCCGGCCCGTGTACCGCGTCCTGCTGATCCTTCCCTGGGCGGTGCCGAACTACATCACCGCGCTCATCTGGAAGGGGATGTTCCACCAGCAGTTCGGGGTCATCAACCAGATGATCCAGATCTTCGGGGGGAACCCCGTCTCCTGGTTCGAGAAACCGTTCACGTCCTTCGTCACCGTTCTCACGACGAACGGCTGGCTCTCCTTCCCCTTCATGATGGTGATCTCCCTCGGGGCGCTCCAGTCGATCCCCGCCGAGATCTACGAGGCCGCCCGCGTGGACGGCGCCTCGCGCTGGCAGCAGTTCCGCGCGATCACCCTCCCGTCGCTCAAGCCCGCGCTGATCCCCGCGATCATCCTCTCCGTCGTCTGGACCTTCAACATGTTCAACATCATCTATCTCGTCTCGCAGGGTGAGCCCGCGTCGTCGACGGAGATCCTGATCACACAGGCGTACAAGTTCGCGTTCGAGAAGTACCGCTACGGCTACGCGGCCGCGTACTCGACGGTGATCTTCGCGATCCTCCTCGTCTACGGATCGATCCAGAACCGCGTGACGCGTGCGACGGAGGCAATCTGA